One stretch of Pseudoalteromonas shioyasakiensis DNA includes these proteins:
- a CDS encoding Crp/Fnr family transcriptional regulator — MNEQDLSVINQDKWFKNRAQLFRDKLVKNAKLITLNAGDALFLRGDENNGLYCVINGVLRVSGVNNQGKEAVLSFVTSAMWFGEVALFDGGQRTHDVYAQTTVRLLHVSERALTQLLQDHPAYWHDFGLLLTNKVRNLFDSLEDHALLTAKQKVIKRLYMLYQSSLQNCLPLTQQQLADMTYLTRQTVNQILQSLQADSIINLKYQTIEIIDIDKLQSQC, encoded by the coding sequence TTGAATGAACAAGACCTTTCGGTTATTAACCAAGATAAATGGTTTAAAAATCGAGCACAATTATTTAGGGACAAGCTAGTAAAAAATGCTAAATTAATCACCTTAAATGCCGGTGATGCATTGTTTTTGCGTGGTGATGAAAATAATGGTCTGTATTGTGTTATTAATGGCGTGCTTAGAGTTTCTGGCGTTAATAACCAAGGCAAAGAAGCTGTACTCAGTTTTGTAACCAGTGCAATGTGGTTTGGTGAAGTTGCTTTGTTTGATGGTGGTCAACGCACCCACGATGTGTATGCACAAACTACGGTAAGGCTTTTACACGTATCAGAACGGGCATTAACTCAGTTATTACAAGATCATCCCGCTTATTGGCATGATTTTGGGCTGTTGCTTACTAACAAAGTGCGAAATCTGTTTGATTCATTAGAAGATCACGCATTACTAACGGCAAAGCAAAAGGTGATTAAGCGCCTATACATGCTTTATCAGTCATCACTGCAAAACTGTTTGCCGCTTACTCAGCAACAACTTGCCGATATGACCTATCTAACACGGCAAACTGTTAATCAAATTTTGCAATCCCTGCAAGCTGATTCAATTATTAATCTTAAATATCAAACGATTGAAATAATTGATATCGATAAATTGCAATCTCAATGCTAG
- a CDS encoding DUF962 domain-containing protein, translated as MKTLKQQLTNYALYHRSKRNIYTHFIGIPLIVFAIICLLQRVTLISEPVVISLATVVIGLTCLYYLMLSLSMGLIMAVCLSVLSIAAEPVVSLSTQLWLALSIGSFVVGWVFQFIGHYFEGKKPAFVDDLIGLVIGPLFVLAEFLIMLGFYKDIADYIEQYAGPNKA; from the coding sequence ATGAAAACATTAAAACAACAACTGACAAATTACGCCCTTTATCACCGTTCTAAACGCAATATTTACACCCACTTTATTGGCATTCCATTAATTGTGTTTGCAATTATTTGTTTATTGCAACGCGTCACGCTTATCTCTGAGCCTGTTGTCATCTCTTTAGCAACCGTGGTGATTGGGCTCACTTGTCTCTATTACTTAATGCTTAGTTTATCGATGGGGTTAATTATGGCTGTATGCTTAAGTGTGTTAAGCATTGCTGCTGAGCCTGTGGTGTCGCTTTCAACACAATTATGGCTAGCCTTAAGTATTGGCAGTTTCGTTGTTGGTTGGGTTTTTCAGTTTATTGGTCATTATTTTGAAGGTAAAAAGCCAGCCTTTGTTGACGATTTAATTGGTTTGGTAATAGGGCCTTTATTTGTATTAGCCGAGTTCTTGATTATGCTTGGCTTTTATAAAGATATTGCTGATTATATCGAACAATATGCTGGGCCTAACAAAGCATAA
- a CDS encoding SDR family oxidoreductase has product MQLNGKTVWVTGASSGIGEALCEQLAAKGATLILSARNEDKLNKLNKRLGGNHHVVPLDLAKPEALLEDMPTVIERLGQVDVLINNGGVSQRSLFLENEFTVYRQLMEVNYFGLIALTKAVVPQMVKQGMGMVVSISSVAGKVGSKFRTGYSGSKYAVVGFMDCLRAELADKNINCLTICPGSIKTAIAHNSLDGQGKPQNKPEHSIENGMDVAKAAAKMIKAIEAEKDEVVIGEGISGLAPTIKRFFPSFFNRLTAKMNYR; this is encoded by the coding sequence ATGCAATTAAATGGTAAAACAGTTTGGGTAACTGGGGCATCTTCTGGAATTGGTGAAGCACTTTGTGAGCAACTGGCGGCAAAAGGGGCAACGCTAATATTGTCTGCCCGCAATGAAGATAAACTCAATAAGCTGAATAAACGACTCGGTGGTAATCATCACGTAGTCCCCCTTGATTTGGCAAAACCCGAAGCCTTACTTGAAGATATGCCTACGGTGATAGAGCGACTTGGCCAAGTTGATGTGCTTATCAATAACGGTGGGGTGTCGCAGCGTAGCTTATTTTTAGAAAATGAATTTACGGTTTATCGCCAACTGATGGAAGTGAATTACTTTGGTTTAATTGCCTTAACTAAGGCGGTCGTACCGCAAATGGTGAAGCAAGGTATGGGGATGGTGGTCTCAATTAGCAGTGTCGCAGGTAAAGTTGGTTCGAAGTTTAGAACTGGTTATTCGGGCTCTAAGTATGCGGTAGTTGGCTTCATGGATTGCTTAAGAGCAGAATTAGCCGATAAAAACATTAATTGCCTGACCATTTGCCCAGGTTCAATTAAAACAGCCATTGCACATAACTCATTAGATGGCCAAGGTAAGCCACAAAATAAGCCAGAGCATTCAATTGAGAACGGCATGGATGTCGCTAAAGCCGCTGCAAAAATGATTAAAGCCATTGAAGCTGAAAAAGATGAGGTTGTAATTGGTGAAGGCATAAGTGGTTTAGCACCGACCATTAAGCGCTTCTTTCCGAGCTTCTTTAATCGGCTAACGGCAAAAATGAATTACCGATAA
- a CDS encoding branched-chain amino acid aminotransferase, with amino-acid sequence MAAFGTVFMPQMIQARFADNSWSESALVPSDKIELHAGAHVLHYSSTCFEGLKAFRHEDGSVYIFRMDANIARMKQSSKLLNLPDFEESMLEQMIKDIVKEYADETPTPPGSMYIRPTHIGTEAAIGKAAAPSMSSLLYVLLSPVGDYFSGGATALRVLLEEDGMRCAPHMGMVKSGGNYASALGPILEARSEHQADQILFCPGGDVQETGAANFILIDGDEIITKALDSTFLHGVTRNSILTIAKDLGMTVSERNFTVSELLERAAKPGTEAALSGTAAVLTSVGTLIHNDQEFKVGSGEPGEKVAKLRQALNDIQWGKSADTHGWLTKV; translated from the coding sequence ATGGCCGCATTTGGTACTGTATTTATGCCACAAATGATCCAAGCACGTTTTGCTGATAACTCATGGAGTGAAAGCGCGCTGGTCCCATCTGATAAAATCGAATTACATGCGGGTGCTCACGTATTACATTACTCAAGCACCTGTTTTGAAGGATTAAAAGCATTTCGTCACGAAGATGGCTCGGTCTATATCTTTCGTATGGATGCTAACATTGCTCGTATGAAACAAAGCTCTAAGTTACTAAACTTACCTGACTTTGAAGAAAGCATGCTCGAGCAAATGATCAAAGACATTGTAAAAGAGTACGCAGACGAAACACCAACACCTCCGGGTTCTATGTATATTCGCCCAACTCACATTGGTACAGAAGCAGCAATTGGTAAAGCCGCTGCACCGTCAATGAGCTCACTTCTTTATGTATTACTTTCGCCAGTGGGTGATTATTTTTCAGGTGGTGCAACGGCATTACGCGTATTACTTGAAGAAGACGGCATGCGCTGTGCTCCACACATGGGTATGGTTAAAAGTGGTGGTAACTACGCAAGTGCATTAGGCCCAATCTTAGAGGCTCGTTCAGAACATCAAGCAGACCAAATTTTGTTCTGCCCAGGTGGCGATGTTCAAGAGACTGGTGCTGCAAACTTTATTCTAATTGATGGTGATGAAATCATCACAAAAGCGCTTGATAGCACATTCTTACACGGCGTGACGCGTAATAGTATTTTAACGATTGCGAAAGATTTAGGTATGACGGTATCTGAGCGTAATTTTACCGTTTCTGAGTTGCTTGAAAGAGCTGCTAAGCCAGGAACTGAAGCAGCGTTATCGGGTACTGCTGCGGTACTTACTTCGGTTGGTACGCTTATTCATAACGACCAAGAGTTTAAAGTAGGCTCGGGTGAGCCGGGTGAGAAAGTCGCTAAATTACGTCAAGCACTGAATGATATTCAATGGGGTAAATCAGCAGATACACATGGTTGGTTAACAAAAGTATAA
- a CDS encoding S9 family peptidase produces MIKKTLACAIVVALAGCGESTPTKTEQTVKTAEVKAAVNYPETKKGNVVDEYFGEKVADPYRWLEDDMSDETAQWVKAENDVTFSYLKNIPYRDELKTTLEKLMNYEKVTAPFKEGEYTYFYKNDGLQNQYVVYRKKGDSEAEVFLDPNTFSADGTTSMSGLTFTEDGTLTAYQISEGGSDWRKIIIIDTATKQPIEEALVDVKFSGISWFGNEGFYYSSYDKPKGSELSAKTDQHKVYYHKLGTAQADDQLIYGGTEAQKHRYIGAEVTRDNRYLIIAASTSTSGNKLFIKDLTKPDSKLVTILDNTDSDTSIIDNDGTKLYLVTNLNAPNKRVVTVDAADPSPDNWQDLIPETENVLSISKGGNYFFAKYMVDAISQVKQYDKSGKLVRDISLPGVGTAYGFSGKHDAPTLYYSFTNYTTPGNIYSFNVESGESDVYRKSGAKFNSEEYTSEQVFYTSKDGTKVPMIISYKKGTELNGKNPTILYGYGGFNVSLTPSYSPTVAAWLEHGGVYAVANIRGGGEYGKEWHVNGTQLKKQNVFDDFIAAAEYLNEKQYSSPDYLAVRGGSNGGLLVGAVMTQRPELFKVALPAVGVLDMLRYHTFTAGAGWAYDYGTSEQSKEMFDYLKGYSPVHNVKAGVSYPATLVTTGDHDDRVVPAHSFKFAAELQEKGAKQNPYLIRIETNAGHGAGTPTSKIIDQYADIYGFTLYNMGIKSL; encoded by the coding sequence ATGATCAAGAAAACATTAGCATGTGCAATTGTTGTTGCATTGGCGGGTTGCGGTGAATCTACCCCTACAAAAACAGAACAAACAGTAAAAACTGCAGAGGTTAAAGCTGCTGTGAATTATCCAGAAACTAAAAAAGGCAATGTTGTCGACGAATACTTCGGTGAGAAAGTAGCCGATCCATATCGTTGGTTAGAAGACGATATGAGCGACGAAACTGCACAGTGGGTAAAAGCCGAAAATGACGTTACTTTTTCTTATCTAAAAAATATTCCTTATCGCGATGAACTTAAAACTACACTCGAAAAGTTAATGAATTATGAAAAAGTGACAGCCCCATTCAAAGAAGGTGAGTACACTTATTTTTATAAAAACGATGGCCTGCAAAATCAGTACGTGGTGTATCGTAAAAAAGGTGACTCAGAAGCTGAAGTTTTCTTAGATCCTAATACCTTCAGTGCTGATGGAACAACATCAATGTCGGGCTTAACTTTTACAGAAGACGGCACCTTAACTGCCTATCAAATTTCTGAAGGTGGTAGTGACTGGCGTAAAATCATTATTATTGATACGGCAACAAAACAGCCTATTGAAGAGGCATTAGTCGATGTTAAATTCAGCGGTATCTCTTGGTTTGGTAATGAAGGCTTCTATTACTCAAGCTACGATAAGCCAAAAGGAAGTGAGCTTTCTGCAAAAACGGATCAACATAAAGTTTATTATCACAAATTAGGCACAGCGCAAGCTGATGACCAATTAATTTATGGTGGCACAGAAGCACAGAAACATCGCTATATTGGTGCTGAGGTTACTCGTGACAATCGCTATTTAATTATTGCTGCAAGCACTTCGACATCAGGTAATAAGTTATTTATCAAAGATTTAACTAAGCCTGATAGCAAGTTAGTGACAATTTTAGATAATACAGACTCAGATACATCAATTATAGATAATGACGGTACAAAGCTTTATTTAGTGACTAACTTAAACGCACCAAATAAGCGTGTTGTTACTGTGGATGCTGCTGATCCAAGTCCTGACAACTGGCAAGATTTAATCCCTGAAACTGAGAATGTATTGAGCATTTCAAAGGGCGGTAATTACTTCTTTGCTAAGTATATGGTTGATGCTATATCGCAAGTAAAGCAATACGATAAATCAGGTAAACTTGTGCGTGATATCAGCTTACCAGGTGTGGGTACCGCGTATGGCTTTAGCGGTAAACATGATGCACCAACACTGTATTATTCATTCACTAATTACACCACTCCAGGCAACATTTACTCGTTTAATGTTGAGTCTGGCGAGTCTGATGTGTATCGCAAGTCAGGCGCTAAATTTAACAGCGAAGAATATACTTCAGAACAAGTGTTCTACACATCGAAAGATGGCACTAAAGTTCCGATGATTATTTCGTACAAGAAAGGCACCGAGCTTAATGGTAAAAATCCAACTATCTTATATGGCTACGGTGGTTTTAATGTAAGCTTAACGCCAAGTTACAGCCCGACAGTTGCTGCATGGCTTGAGCATGGTGGTGTTTATGCTGTTGCTAATATTCGTGGTGGTGGCGAATACGGTAAAGAATGGCATGTAAATGGCACACAGCTTAAGAAACAAAATGTATTTGATGACTTTATTGCGGCGGCTGAGTACTTAAACGAAAAACAATACAGCTCACCTGATTATCTGGCGGTACGTGGTGGCTCTAATGGTGGCTTGTTAGTTGGTGCGGTTATGACACAGCGCCCTGAGTTATTTAAAGTCGCGTTACCTGCTGTAGGTGTTTTAGATATGCTGCGTTACCACACCTTTACAGCGGGTGCTGGTTGGGCGTATGACTACGGCACCAGTGAACAAAGTAAAGAAATGTTCGATTACTTAAAAGGCTACTCACCTGTGCACAATGTTAAAGCGGGTGTTAGCTACCCAGCAACCTTAGTGACAACAGGGGACCATGATGACCGTGTAGTGCCTGCGCATTCATTTAAGTTTGCTGCTGAACTGCAAGAAAAAGGTGCGAAACAAAACCCATATCTTATTCGCATTGAAACAAATGCTGGGCATGGTGCAGGTACGCCAACAAGTAAGATCATCGACCAATATGCTGATATTTATGGTTTTACCCTCTATAACATGGGTATTAAATCGCTATAA
- a CDS encoding DUF481 domain-containing protein: MVSTFTCYSAEQLPDPLLEERNLIIKDASRFDWIRLNSGEWLKGELVSMYDKEIEFDSDVLDTLIIDREDVYMIISDRHHTVRFNDGKELSGALNISGGFIKVGEQPAKYRYRDLVSIAPSVESELSAWTIKLSMGADLARGNTDQTEYSVKADIKRRTASSRFLSEILGYRTTSDNQVTKNNIRANGTYDWFYTQKMYYRPIFFEYYRDPFQNIANKYTVGAGVGYYVMDTDKTEWDFTAGPAYQKTQFDTVAEGEDESNSSMSWFISTNYELEVTKKIDFSLNYRYLTANSNAGGDSQYAMAAFEFEITDDIDFDMSIVWDYLADPIADENGVVPEKEDYKMIFALGIDL; encoded by the coding sequence ATGGTAAGTACATTTACCTGCTATAGCGCAGAACAACTTCCTGATCCGTTACTTGAAGAGCGAAATTTAATAATTAAAGATGCTTCTCGATTTGATTGGATACGACTAAACTCTGGTGAGTGGCTTAAAGGTGAACTTGTCTCAATGTATGATAAAGAGATCGAGTTCGATAGTGATGTGCTCGACACATTAATAATCGATCGTGAAGATGTCTACATGATTATCTCTGACCGCCACCATACAGTTCGTTTTAACGATGGGAAGGAGCTCAGCGGTGCACTTAATATATCCGGTGGTTTTATCAAAGTGGGTGAACAACCTGCTAAGTACCGTTATCGCGATTTAGTCTCTATTGCTCCTTCAGTAGAAAGTGAACTTAGTGCATGGACTATAAAATTGTCGATGGGTGCAGATTTAGCTCGCGGTAATACTGACCAAACTGAGTATTCTGTTAAAGCTGATATCAAACGCCGTACTGCATCTAGTCGTTTTTTATCTGAAATTTTGGGCTACCGGACTACCAGCGATAATCAAGTTACTAAAAACAACATTCGTGCTAACGGCACTTATGACTGGTTTTATACACAAAAAATGTATTACCGCCCTATTTTCTTTGAGTACTATCGTGATCCGTTCCAAAATATCGCTAATAAATACACTGTGGGCGCAGGTGTTGGTTACTATGTAATGGATACAGATAAAACAGAATGGGATTTTACAGCAGGGCCAGCATACCAAAAAACGCAATTTGACACTGTTGCTGAAGGCGAAGATGAAAGCAACTCATCAATGTCTTGGTTCATATCTACAAATTATGAATTAGAAGTAACCAAGAAAATTGATTTTTCACTTAATTATCGTTATTTGACGGCTAATAGTAACGCCGGGGGTGATTCACAATATGCAATGGCTGCGTTTGAATTTGAGATCACAGATGATATCGATTTTGACATGTCAATAGTATGGGATTACTTAGCCGACCCTATTGCCGATGAAAACGGTGTGGTACCAGAAAAAGAAGATTACAAAATGATTTTCGCACTGGGAATAGATTTATAA
- a CDS encoding deoxyguanosinetriphosphate triphosphohydrolase family protein, whose translation MCQSWQARIIDQQKYRPNDNRSAWQVDRSRIIHAAAFRRLQAKTQIMGIGLNDFYRTRLTHSLEVAQIGSGLLRHLKKQHPEFTNFPSGSLLETLCLAHDIGHPPFGHGGEIALNYMMRDHGGFEGNAQTLRIVSKLEPYSNGYGMNLTRRTLLGFIKYPAFIDDLWHTIPPKSEQRSFIKADHWRPAKGLYQDDKDIFDWIIDPLSNNDKQLLSSHYKVDEFRAKTHYKSIDSAIMELADDIAYAVHDLEDAIATEVLTLADWQNHALVQLQELDSAWLTTHLSSITARLFSHHEYERKDAIGELVNTFIINAKLIVQNADFESEILQYTVSLPDEFAEILNVLKHFVFKRLIREPKMQQVEFKGQNLLIELFSAFASDPMRLLPETTQDMWLNAHQQEDNAMRIICDYLAGMSDEYAYKTYQRLFLPTS comes from the coding sequence ATGTGCCAATCTTGGCAAGCTCGCATTATTGATCAGCAAAAATATCGTCCCAACGATAACCGCTCAGCTTGGCAAGTTGACCGCTCTCGTATCATACATGCTGCAGCATTTAGGCGTCTGCAGGCTAAAACCCAAATTATGGGTATTGGCTTAAATGATTTTTACCGAACTCGCCTTACTCATTCTTTAGAAGTTGCACAAATTGGTAGTGGATTATTACGCCACTTAAAAAAGCAACACCCTGAATTTACGAATTTTCCGAGTGGTAGTTTACTTGAAACCTTATGCCTTGCTCATGATATCGGTCATCCACCTTTCGGTCATGGTGGTGAAATAGCATTAAACTACATGATGCGCGATCATGGTGGTTTTGAAGGTAATGCCCAAACCCTGAGAATTGTTTCTAAACTTGAGCCTTATTCTAATGGATATGGCATGAATCTAACCAGACGCACCTTGCTTGGCTTTATTAAATACCCAGCCTTTATTGATGACTTGTGGCACACCATTCCACCAAAAAGTGAACAGCGTAGCTTTATCAAAGCCGACCATTGGCGACCAGCTAAAGGTCTGTATCAAGATGATAAAGATATTTTCGATTGGATTATTGACCCACTGTCGAATAATGATAAACAACTACTGAGCAGTCACTATAAGGTTGATGAATTTAGAGCTAAAACTCACTATAAATCAATAGATTCAGCAATTATGGAATTGGCTGACGATATTGCTTATGCCGTACACGATTTAGAAGACGCCATAGCCACTGAAGTTTTAACCCTTGCAGATTGGCAAAACCATGCCTTAGTACAATTACAAGAATTAGACTCTGCTTGGTTAACAACACACTTAAGTTCGATTACAGCTAGACTGTTTTCCCATCATGAATATGAAAGAAAGGACGCCATTGGTGAGTTGGTTAACACCTTTATAATTAATGCCAAATTAATAGTACAAAATGCTGATTTTGAATCTGAAATATTACAGTACACTGTAAGTCTACCTGATGAATTTGCTGAAATTCTCAACGTGCTAAAGCATTTTGTTTTTAAACGGTTAATTCGCGAGCCAAAAATGCAGCAAGTTGAGTTTAAAGGGCAAAATCTGCTAATTGAATTATTTAGTGCCTTTGCTAGTGACCCCATGCGTTTATTACCTGAAACAACCCAAGACATGTGGCTTAACGCTCATCAGCAAGAAGATAATGCTATGCGTATAATTTGTGATTACTTGGCTGGGATGAGTGATGAATATGCCTATAAAACATATCAGAGGTTGTTTTTACCAACTTCTTGA